From a single Gemmatimonadota bacterium genomic region:
- the larC gene encoding nickel pincer cofactor biosynthesis protein LarC → MKVAYFDCFAGISGDMTLGALVDAGLSFSVLKSELDKLSVREFTLSQRRVEKHGIAGTKIDVNAREGHVHRHLKDVLEIINSSEISASAKEKAARVFQKLAEAEAKIHGTTIEAVHFHEVGAVDAIVDVVGAIVGLEILGIEAIYASKFRFGSGHTRGAHGAMPVPVPAVVEMTKGFPSERTDIPYELVTPTGAALLTTLASNIGETIQLRTESTGYGAGTRDVEQVPNLLRVEIGERVADPRTDFPVLLETNIDDMTPEIYGYLIDRLLEAGARDAFLTPVIMKKGRPGIQLTVLADPNKETELTELIFSETTTLGIRRLPVQRHILERRTDTVQTPYGPVHVKIADIGGKQRITPEYDDCARIAREKQVPILDVYKSVNSL, encoded by the coding sequence ATGAAAGTCGCCTATTTCGACTGCTTTGCCGGCATCAGCGGCGACATGACCCTCGGCGCGCTCGTCGATGCGGGCTTGTCTTTTTCCGTCCTGAAATCTGAACTCGACAAACTCAGTGTGCGCGAATTCACCCTCTCCCAGCGTCGCGTGGAAAAACACGGCATTGCCGGCACCAAAATAGACGTCAACGCTCGGGAAGGCCACGTCCACCGGCACCTGAAAGACGTACTTGAAATCATCAACAGCAGCGAAATATCCGCCTCTGCAAAAGAAAAAGCCGCGCGCGTCTTTCAAAAACTCGCCGAAGCCGAAGCAAAAATCCACGGCACCACCATTGAAGCGGTACACTTCCACGAAGTGGGCGCAGTAGATGCCATCGTCGATGTCGTCGGCGCTATCGTCGGCCTCGAAATCCTCGGAATCGAAGCCATCTACGCCTCCAAATTCCGATTTGGCTCGGGTCACACGCGGGGCGCACACGGGGCAATGCCCGTCCCGGTTCCCGCAGTCGTAGAAATGACCAAAGGCTTTCCATCCGAACGCACAGATATCCCGTATGAACTCGTCACCCCCACCGGTGCAGCTCTCCTCACGACACTCGCCTCTAATATCGGCGAAACCATTCAGCTACGCACAGAAAGCACGGGTTATGGGGCTGGCACGCGCGACGTCGAACAGGTCCCCAATCTCCTCCGCGTTGAAATCGGCGAACGCGTCGCAGATCCCCGGACCGATTTTCCCGTCCTGCTCGAAACAAATATCGACGACATGACCCCTGAAATTTACGGCTACCTCATCGACCGCCTGCTCGAAGCTGGTGCTCGCGACGCCTTCCTCACTCCCGTCATCATGAAAAAAGGCCGCCCAGGCATTCAACTCACTGTCCTGGCCGACCCCAACAAAGAAACCGAACTCACCGAACTCATCTTCTCAGAAACCACCACCCTCGGCATCCGCCGCCTGCCCGTACAGCGCCACATCCTCGAACGCCGCACAGACACCGTCCAAACCCCGTACGGACCCGTCCACGTCAAAATCGCCGACATTGGCGGCAAACAGCGCATCACCCCCGAATACGACGACTGCGCCCGCATCGCACGCGAAAAACAGGTACCAATACTCGACGTTTACAAATCTGTAAATTCACTATAG